A window from Calliopsis andreniformis isolate RMS-2024a chromosome 5, iyCalAndr_principal, whole genome shotgun sequence encodes these proteins:
- the Mus201 gene encoding rad2 superfamily protein mus201: MGVYGLWRLLDATGKQVPLETLEGKILAVDVSIWIHQVLQGYQDRFGNPKPNAHLIGLYSRICKLLYYKIKPVFVFDGGVPLLKKDTITLRRKQKSMAKNKAQQMRTDLINNLIKHSAVKTVLNSENQNATNDSSEIAIKLPSKRTIDDIFKLPNMPSTSKAELNVSDDYDSDSSIELSPRKQTKWIGNIHHVDVTSAEFRALPADMRYEILTDLKETRKQNSWGRLHEMPEESHEFSGFQMKRLLKRRLVQQSLESAEKEMGGKALTLDELEKLLTEQGITTNDRNCAYRIAADNTTRLIYISDKNAFNKNTTTNNNDKSINENNMSVTKEPIKPVAISCSDTVSIREDINEYELDDEWDSEIDSTTISSSKLRMDVNSDSVSEEELNESRSLAKKYFNKNNMNPALTYMLEYSGLTEGQILTLLEQDKARKLKQSDCIDPQNSKKKDNELNSSTSISEDNKEFTKIDSTKTTESLQMQQTELLESSSKSNNDLLLSATLNMPNEEKIKAIETIAISSADSDSDDFIEIKDATNTNVNTNTSQQSILISFKTDQKMEDDMFADVFTESNNEFRVDTESQNILLSNEGPKKLIKNPLNHEKTEEEEVIPEEVLVESGKKVFVESRTEERKDKQLFDITKLDNAEVQITKNDININSKDIQEVMDEEQETNCIEIISDCRKSTVESSHIKDNTSENIPSNEDELLSLKAKLEDEQTELMTNIGKLERQGINISEQIRVEAQELLRLFGIPYVIAPMEAEAQCAYLEQIRLTDGTITDDSDIWLFGGQCVYKNFFDNNKKVLEFRSCDIQHHYKLTRSELIRLALLVGSDYTVGVSGIGPVTALEILAAFPSEGDDLLQGLEKFYSWVETGKAPGPGRTTLRNKLQNVEIHKGFPSQAVAQAYLFPKVDESKEGFTWSKPNTILLLNYTKQKFGWNQMKFDEIMTPLMKRLEEKQKQKSIDTYFKVQTVPKSIEMSLSTRVRKAVQRLSNQNIEDSGSVESTQRQESKKRISKSRSKKHSEKNELTSEINVVLNSVKSKIIPTSTAGEQSLEERIPQREKDKADALKKKLHAIEILRKSKQGLYKTKKVKRCVRKVKVEAGLSESDSSSS, translated from the exons ATGGGTGTTTATGGCCTTTGGCGTTTATTAGATGCAACAGGGAAACAAGTTCCATTAGAGACACTTGAAGGAAAAATATTAGCTGTTG ATGTATCGATTTGGATCCACCAAGTGTTACAAGGATATCAAGACCGTTTTGGCAACCCTAAACCTAATGCGCACCTCATAGGATTATATAGTAGAATATGCAAGCTCTTGTATTACAAAATTAAACCAGTGTTTGTTTTTGATGGTGGTGTACCATTACTTAAGAAAGATACAATA ACTTTACGCAGGAAGCAGAAATCTATGGCTAAGAATAAAGCCCAGCAGATGAGGAcagatttaattaataatttgatAAAACATTCTGCAGTAAAGACAGTTCTTAATTCTGAAAATCAAAATGCTACAAATGATTCTTCCGAAATAGCTATAAAGTTACCAAGCAAACGGACTATAGATGATATATTTAAATTACCAAACATGCCAAGCACGAGCAAAGCAGAATTAAATGTTTCCGACGATTATGATTCTGATTCGTCCATTGAGCTAAGTCCACGGAAACAAACTAAATGGATTGGAAATATTCACCATGTAGATGTAACTAGTGCCGAATTTAGAGCTTTACCAGCTGACATGCGTTATGAAATTCTCACAGATCTCAAGGAGACGAGAAAACAAAACTCGTGGGGTCGTTTACACGAAATGCCTGaa GAATCGCACGAATTTTCTGGCTTCCAAATGAAACGTTTATTAAAACGTAGATTAGTTCAACAAAGTTTGGAATCTGCGGAAAAAGAAATGGGTGGAAAAGCTCTTACACTAGACGAACTAGAGAAATTATTAACTGAGCAGGGGATAACTACCAATGACCGTAATTGTGCTTATCGCATTGCGGCAGATAATACAACCAGATTAATTTATATTAGTG ATAAAAATGCATTTAACAAGAATACTACTACTAATAATAACGACAAATCaattaatgaaaataatatGAGTGTTACAAAAGAACCGATAAAACCTGTAGCTATCTCTTGTAGCGACACTGTATCAATTCGTGAAGATATAAATGAATACGAATTGGATGATGAATGGGACAGTGAAATTGACAGTACCACTATTAGTAGTTCCAAATTAAGAATGGATGTAAATAGCGATTCAGTATCAGAAGAGGAACTAAATGAATCACGATCTTTAGCTAAAAAgtatttcaataaaaataatatgaatCCTGCTTTAACGTACATGCTCGAGTATAGCGGATTAACCGAGGGACAAATTCTTACGCTTCTTGAACAAGATAAAGCAAGAAAATTAAAACAAAGTGACTGTATAGACCCACAGAATTCTAAAAAGAAGGATAATGAGTTAAATTCTTCTACTTCAATATCTGAAGATAACAAAGAATTTACAAAAATCGATTCCACAAAGACAACAGAATCGCTACAAATGCAACAAACTGAATTACTCGAATCAAGCTCCAAATCAAACAACGATTTATTACTTTCTGCAACTTTAAATATGCCAAATGAGGAGAAAATTAAAGCAATAGAAACAATAGCGATAAGTTCGGCCGACTCAGATTCTGATGACTTTATAGAAATAAAAGATGCAACAAACACCAATGTTAATACAAATACTTCGCAACAAAGTATTCTAATATCGTTTAAAACAGATCAAAAAATGGAAGATGATATGTTTGCCGATGTATTTACTGAATCAAATAATGAATTCAGAGTAGATACAGAATCTCAGAATATATTGTTATCCAACGAAGGTCCTAAGAAATTGATAAAGAATCCTTTGAATCACGAGAaaacagaagaagaagaagtaatTCCAGAGGAGGTGCTTGTAGAATCAGGGAAAAAGGTATTTGTAGAATCAAGGACAGAGGAGCGGAAAGATAAGCAATTATTTGATATAACGAAACTGGATAACGCTGAAGTACAGATCACGAAAAatgatataaatattaatagcaAGGATATACAAGAGGTAATGGATGAAGAACAAGAAACAAACTGTATAGAGATTATAAGTGATTGTAGAAAAAGTACCGTGGAAAGTTCACATATAAAAGACAATACAAGTGAGAATATACCGAGTAATGAAGATGAACTATTATCTTTAAAA GCAAAATTGGAGGATGAACAAACAGAATTAATGACAAACATTGGCAAATTAGAACGACAGGGCATCAATATTTCTGAACAAATACGTGTAGAAGCTCAG gaattactacgattattcggtATACCATATGTTATCGCGCCCATGGAAGCTGAAGCACAATGTGCATATTTAGAACAAATTCGTCTTACCGACGGTACAATTACAGACGATTCAGATATTTGGCTTTTTGGAGGCCAatgtgtttataaaaatttcttCGACAATAATAAAAAAGTTCTTGAATTTCGTTCCTGCGACATACAGCATCATTACA AATTAACACGAAGTGAATTGATACGACTAGCTCTTTTAGTTGGCAGTGATTATACAGTAGGTGTAAGCGGTATTGGTCCAGTTACCGCTTTAGAAATattggcagcttttccatcagaaGGAGACGATTTATTGCAGGGTTTAGAAAAGTTTTATTCATGGGTTGAAACCGGTAAAGCCCCAGGTCCTGGAAGAACTACTTTACGAAATAAattacaaaacgtagaaatccaTAAAG GGTTCCCTAGTCAAGCCGTTGCACAGGCGTATCTTTTTCCCAAAGTGGATGAGTCAAAAGAGGGTTTCACTTGGAGTAAACCCAATACAATACTTTTGTTGAATTACACGAAGCAGAAATTCGGCTGGAATCAAATGAAATTTGATGAAATTATGACACCACTTATGAAAAGGCTAGAAGAAAAACAGAAGCAAAAATCAATAGATACGTATTTTAAAGTACAAACTGTTCCAAAATCGATCGAAATGAGTCTGAGTACACGAGTTCGGAAAGCTGTGCAGAGATTAAGCAATCAGAACATAGAAGACTCTGGAAGTGTAGAAAGTACGCAACGGCAAGAGAGTAAAAAAAGAATATCGAAGTCCCGTAGCAAGAAACATTCGGAGAAGAACGAATTAACAAGCGAAATAAATGTAGTACTTAACTCTGTCAAGTCTAAAATTATTCCTACTTCCACTGCTGGTGAGCAAAGTCTCGAAGAACGCATACCGCAAAGGGAGAAGGACAAAGCAGACGCTTTGAAGAAAAAATTACATGCTATTGAGATATTAAGAAAATCAAAACAAGGTTTGTACAAAACAAAAAAAGTGAAACGGTGTGTGAGAAAAGTAAAAGTTGAAGCTGGACTTTCCGAAAGCGATAGTAGTAGTTCCTAG